GCTGCCAGGCATTGCCGTACTCCACCGTGCCACCGACCTGCGCGGACCGGCCCAGCACCTTGCCCAGTTCATAGGTGTAGCCGGCAAATCCCAGCGCATAGTCCTGGCCGGTCAGCTGGTTGTGCTGGAACCCGGCCAGCCGCCAGCGCCCGCCCAACCGGTAGATGCTCTGTACCGGTGCGGTGCCCGAGGAGGTTACGTGGTAGCGCAGGCCCAGCTGCACCGCGCTGCGTCCGAACGGAAACGCGCCCACCGCATCCAGGTCGATCTGGCCGAAGCGGGTATCGGCACCGAGGGCCTCACGCGACTGGTAGGTCCCCAGGTTGACCAGGAAGCCGTCGCGCGGGAAGTACAGGCTGTCGATGTTGTCGTAGGTGACGCTGGCCGTCAGCCCACCGTCGTCGAAATCAGTGCGTGGCATCCGGGGCGAGCCGATGTCCATGCGTGCACTACCGGTGTATCGCTCGATGCCGGCGCGTACCGACAGTACGTTGGACACGTTGCGCACCAGGTCCACGCCCGCACCGGTGCGGCTGACCCGGTAGCGCGAGGTCTTGTTGCCCGCCGCATCAAACACGTTGAAGCTGCGTGTTTCGTAACCGCCCAGCGCTTCGAACGCGTAGCGGTTGCCCACGTCGAAGGGATGGTAGTAGCTCCCGCGTATCGCCGGTTCGCTGCCCACCTGCAGGGTCACCCTCGCCTCGGCGCCATACGGCGACAGCGGCGCGAACAGCAGGCCGGCGCGCAGGTTGCTTTCGTGGTTGCCATCCAGGTCGTTGCTCAGGGTCCAGCCGGCCTCCAGGTAGATCGGGCCGTTGGGCTTCTCGTACGCGGTGATCACCACCCCGACCTGGCCGTCGTCGCGGCGGTCCTGCTCGTAACTGATGCTGGCCAGGGTATCCATGCCGTACGCACGCAGCACGCCTTCCTGCATGGCCTTGCTGTCCAGCGGCTTGCCGAGTTCCACCGGCAGGTAGGACAACAGCAGTTCATCGGCATAGCCGGTGTGGTTGCGGACCTCGATATAGGCGATCGGTGCCGGAGCCGACGGCGCGGCGCGCGATTCGCGGGTGGCGTACCAGCGCTGGTAGACCGGCGACGGTTGCGAGAAGGCACGCAGCGCCGGGGCCGCCTGGTCCGCGGCCTGTTGACCGATCGCCAGCGCTTCGGGCGCCTTGTCGAAATCGCCGGTAGCGACCTTGCCGGTAAGCTGGGGTGTGATCAACAGATCCTGCGGGCCGAGCGTGTCGAGCTGGCGCTGGGCATTGCGCGTGGTCAGAAATCCACTGAGCTGCCCGATCACGTCCACCAGGCTGGCGTCACGGTCGAGCGCGCTGAGCGGCGTGCCCACATCCACCGCGATCACCCGGTCGGCGCCCATCGCCCGTACCACGTCGATGGGCACCTGGTTGGACACGCCGCCATCAAGCAGCACGCGCCCGTCGATGGTGATGGGCCGGAAGATGCCAGGCAACGACATGCTCGCGCGCATCGCCATCGGCAGGCTGCCGTGGTCCAGGATCACCGCCTCGCCGGTGTTGAGGTCGGTAGCGATCGCACGGAACGGGATGGACAGGTCGTCGAAATCACCGGTGACCCGGCTGCCGCCGGTGGCGGTCTCGAACAGCGCGATCAGCCGCTCGCCCTGCGACATGCCGCCAGAGATCTGCACCCGTTTGCCCTGCCCGCCCAGGCCGATCCCGATCGGTGCCAGCTGCTGGTAGTCGTCGGCCTTGCGCTGCAGCGACCGCTCACGGCGCGGCAGGGTGTCGCTGAACATCGCCATCCACTGCGTATCCAGCACCACCTGCTCGATCTGCGCCGGCGTCTTGCCGGAGGCATACAGCGCACCGACCAGCGCGCCGGCGCTGGTGCCGGCAATGCAGTCCACCGGAATATGCAGCGCCTCGAGCTGGCGCAGGACGCGCACATGGGCGATACCGCGTGCACCGCCACCGCCCAGCGCCACGCCGATGCGCGGCCGCGGGTCCCCGCTGTCGCGGTGACCACACTGCGTGCCGTCCAGGGTCGCCACCGGCTCGGCGGCCAGGGCGGCACCCGGTGCCAGCAGGCAGGCCAGCAGCAGGCGCATGCGCGCAGGCGCGGGAATCGCCAAGGGCCACCTCGAGGAAAGTGCGCGGCGCCGGGCCGGTGGGAGGGATGGACCCCGGTGCGGCGCCGCGCGGTGAAACGTGGTTTACCGGCAGCGGTTCAGCGGGCCGGTGCACTGCCCGGCGGGAAGCCGGCGAACAGCTTGTCCAGGCCCGCTTCCACCGCCGCGTTGGCCCGCTCCGGCGAGCTCGGCACCGTGGCGCTGGCCGTGCCGCGCCAGACCGCCTGCTTGCTGCGCGCGTCGAACATGTCCACCACCAGCGTGCCCACGTCATAGGTGCGCACGGTTGTGGTCGCGCTGCCCATGCCCATGCCACCGCCCCAGCCACCGCCGCGCCAGCCCCAACCGCCCATGTTGCTGCCGGTGTAGAAGGTGTCCAGGGTCTGGCGCTGGCTGGTCACGATATGCGCGGCCAGCGCGACGTCGCCGTCGCTGGGGGTCTGCCGCCAGCCACGGGCCGCCAGCCGCGAGTCAATGCCGTCCACGATGCGCTGGGTGATCAGCGGGGAGCCGCCCTG
This is a stretch of genomic DNA from Stenotrophomonas rhizophila. It encodes these proteins:
- a CDS encoding patatin-like phospholipase family protein, with the translated sequence MAIPAPARMRLLLACLLAPGAALAAEPVATLDGTQCGHRDSGDPRPRIGVALGGGGARGIAHVRVLRQLEALHIPVDCIAGTSAGALVGALYASGKTPAQIEQVVLDTQWMAMFSDTLPRRERSLQRKADDYQQLAPIGIGLGGQGKRVQISGGMSQGERLIALFETATGGSRVTGDFDDLSIPFRAIATDLNTGEAVILDHGSLPMAMRASMSLPGIFRPITIDGRVLLDGGVSNQVPIDVVRAMGADRVIAVDVGTPLSALDRDASLVDVIGQLSGFLTTRNAQRQLDTLGPQDLLITPQLTGKVATGDFDKAPEALAIGQQAADQAAPALRAFSQPSPVYQRWYATRESRAAPSAPAPIAYIEVRNHTGYADELLLSYLPVELGKPLDSKAMQEGVLRAYGMDTLASISYEQDRRDDGQVGVVITAYEKPNGPIYLEAGWTLSNDLDGNHESNLRAGLLFAPLSPYGAEARVTLQVGSEPAIRGSYYHPFDVGNRYAFEALGGYETRSFNVFDAAGNKTSRYRVSRTGAGVDLVRNVSNVLSVRAGIERYTGSARMDIGSPRMPRTDFDDGGLTASVTYDNIDSLYFPRDGFLVNLGTYQSREALGADTRFGQIDLDAVGAFPFGRSAVQLGLRYHVTSSGTAPVQSIYRLGGRWRLAGFQHNQLTGQDYALGFAGYTYELGKVLGRSAQVGGTVEYGNAWQRRSDMSISDGIWNGSLFLGFDSWIGPLIFGLGMREGGDRVVFIELGQSL
- a CDS encoding DUF4136 domain-containing protein gives rise to the protein MKAFAIAVLATSLVACATTPTVHTDFDPGANFASFKTYSWAMKPQGGSPLITQRIVDGIDSRLAARGWRQTPSDGDVALAAHIVTSQRQTLDTFYTGSNMGGWGWRGGGWGGGMGMGSATTTVRTYDVGTLVVDMFDARSKQAVWRGTASATVPSSPERANAAVEAGLDKLFAGFPPGSAPAR